The Shewanella sp. NFH-SH190041 genome has a window encoding:
- a CDS encoding alanine/glycine:cation symporter family protein, whose protein sequence is MTLHQFIAELNSIIWGPATLVLLVGTGVYLTWRLQLIQLLRLPMALGLLFKPAQGKGDLSPFAALCTALSATIGTGNIVGVATAIKIGGPGALFWMWLAAFFGMATKYAECLLAVKFRTTDKHGRIAGGPMYYIEKGLGLGWLAKLFAMFGVGVAFFGIGTFAQVNAITDAMHIAFHIPTWVTAIALTVLVAAVVLGGVSRIAAVAQKLVPAMAIGYLLACLWILGLNHSNILPAIELVLHSAFNPTAAAGGFLGATVAMALQIGIARGVFSNESGLGSAPIAAAAAKTNEPAEQGLVSMTGTFFDTIIVCTMTGLVLIITGVWNGDAAGAAMTSAAFATGGNALIGQYLVTIALVCFAFTTILGWNYYGERCWTYLTADRGSRVYQLIFLSLIAMGAFIKLDLIWMLADCVNGLMAIPNLIAIIGLRQVIVSETQGYFARLRLAGVPA, encoded by the coding sequence ATGACTCTTCATCAGTTTATCGCTGAACTTAACAGTATCATCTGGGGACCGGCTACCTTGGTTCTGCTGGTGGGCACTGGTGTGTATTTGACCTGGCGCCTGCAGCTTATCCAATTGCTGCGCCTGCCGATGGCGCTGGGGCTGCTGTTTAAGCCGGCTCAGGGGAAAGGTGATCTGTCACCCTTTGCGGCATTGTGTACAGCACTGTCCGCCACCATTGGCACAGGGAATATTGTCGGGGTGGCAACCGCCATCAAAATCGGGGGCCCGGGCGCCCTGTTCTGGATGTGGCTGGCGGCGTTTTTCGGTATGGCGACTAAATATGCCGAATGCCTGTTAGCAGTAAAATTCCGTACTACCGACAAACATGGCCGCATTGCTGGTGGCCCAATGTATTACATTGAAAAAGGGTTGGGTCTGGGCTGGCTGGCAAAGCTATTTGCTATGTTCGGGGTGGGGGTCGCTTTTTTCGGTATTGGTACATTTGCTCAGGTAAATGCGATTACCGATGCCATGCATATTGCCTTTCATATTCCAACTTGGGTAACTGCGATAGCACTGACTGTGCTGGTGGCAGCTGTGGTTCTGGGTGGCGTTAGCCGTATTGCGGCGGTTGCACAGAAACTGGTGCCTGCCATGGCCATTGGTTACCTGCTGGCGTGCCTGTGGATCTTGGGGTTGAATCACAGCAATATTTTGCCTGCAATTGAATTGGTACTGCACAGCGCCTTTAACCCTACCGCAGCTGCGGGTGGCTTCTTAGGGGCAACGGTTGCGATGGCGCTGCAAATTGGTATTGCCCGTGGGGTATTTTCCAATGAGTCAGGTCTGGGCAGTGCGCCTATTGCAGCGGCTGCCGCTAAAACCAATGAACCAGCAGAGCAGGGATTGGTCAGCATGACTGGTACCTTCTTTGACACCATTATTGTCTGCACCATGACCGGCTTAGTGCTGATTATTACCGGTGTTTGGAATGGAGATGCGGCGGGTGCGGCGATGACCAGCGCAGCTTTTGCCACTGGCGGTAATGCATTGATTGGTCAGTATCTGGTGACGATTGCACTGGTTTGCTTTGCCTTTACCACTATTTTGGGCTGGAACTACTATGGTGAGCGCTGCTGGACTTATCTGACGGCCGATCGCGGTAGCCGGGTTTATCAGTTGATTTTCCTGTCTTTGATCGCTATGGGTGCCTTTATTAAGCTGGACCTGATTTGGATGTTGGCAGACTGTGTTAATGGCTTAATGGCCATTCCAAACCTGATTGCGATTATCGGTTTGCGTCAGGTGATCGTGTCTGAAACTCAAGGTTATTTTGCCCGGTTGCGACTAGCCGGTGTGCCAGCGTAA
- a CDS encoding ABC transporter ATP-binding protein, with protein MAVTAQFLNVSKGFTDGNDYHRVLDDVSLTIAAGDTIALTGPSGSGKSTLLNLMAGFEHPATGDILLGGQSCRDWQDRQWSAFRRRHLGVIFQQFNLLTPLNVRDNIAFPLHLLGQTWSPWCDHLLATLGLTELAQRSVEQLSGGQQQRVAIARALAHKPALLLADEPTGNLDQHAGELVMALLTELTAEAGASILMVTHSRECAGFMQRQWQLRQGKVLDVTSATAHHPLSAQG; from the coding sequence ATGGCAGTAACAGCTCAGTTTCTTAATGTCAGTAAAGGATTCACCGACGGCAATGATTACCACAGGGTATTGGATGATGTCAGTCTGACCATCGCGGCTGGCGACACTATCGCCCTCACCGGTCCCAGCGGCAGTGGCAAAAGCACATTGCTTAATCTGATGGCGGGTTTTGAACATCCAGCCACTGGCGATATCCTGCTTGGAGGACAGTCCTGTCGTGACTGGCAGGATCGGCAGTGGAGCGCTTTTCGCCGCCGTCACCTTGGCGTTATCTTCCAGCAGTTCAATCTACTCACACCGCTAAATGTCCGCGACAATATCGCCTTTCCCCTGCACCTACTCGGCCAAACTTGGTCCCCTTGGTGTGATCATTTACTGGCAACCTTGGGGCTGACTGAACTTGCCCAGCGCAGTGTTGAGCAACTCTCCGGGGGGCAACAACAGCGGGTGGCTATTGCCCGAGCATTAGCTCACAAACCGGCACTGTTACTGGCGGACGAGCCCACGGGTAATTTGGATCAGCATGCCGGTGAATTGGTGATGGCATTGCTGACCGAACTGACCGCAGAAGCTGGCGCCAGCATTTTAATGGTCACTCATTCGCGAGAATGTGCCGGTTTTATGCAACGGCAATGGCAATTGCGGCAAGGCAAGGTGTTAGATGTCACCTCTGCGACGGCTCACCATCCCCTGTCTGCCCAAGGCTGA
- a CDS encoding ABC transporter permease, whose amino-acid sequence MTDAIRATRASLWLFAAHYRHKPLQAGAILLGIILAVTLLTGVKATNENAINSYSQASELLSRQASGYILPPSGFATMDEHQYFRLRQAGIPALAVLEGVVMNSHKQRLAVTGSDLVAASAWGRDHPGGDSPLVDLPLAALLVGEPIVLMSRTQAAQLAPDGQMQLGRYQVQVVTLPDSRQLGNQILTDISFAQQLLNKPGRISYVALMRESDVENPQLSQLLQDNNNLRREDGGSSLTKLTASFHLNLQAMAMLAFLVGLFIAYNGIRYSLMKRQRLMLKVLQLGVSRKALMAALIIELVLLVHLGSAIGFVLGLQLSQWLQPMVAMTLEQLYGARLLPGQWQLSWLMEAIALTLATALGACIPLYRSLTRQSLAQSGQLLTQNLLHYRSHQLQFTLALILFFISTLGFSLSQDYRISLALLALLTLAIPLLLPQLMRWSLNLLTKLTPPGLGRYMVAETKELTAPLALAMMAILLALSATIAMNTLVGSFEHTLKNWLDNRLHGDLYIRPRPVDVSHVAELLADDVDITAIHYQWEAFSDFAPPSQMVKTPTADNHSGDAIDEQAIVNTDIKPETQPPMTQTIATPAVNSSAITEQVLLLSRDTQAVYDTLAIKQATSGAMTDFLAGNSAFISEPLAMRHQLQLGDRIWVRALASVFPHGIRILGIYHDYGKPMGEVLIAHNLWLQAGLSDDSRNFAVNYRKDIAVLEQRLQQAGLSPAIMYRQQKIKQQAFIMFNRTFAITGVLSSLTLTVAAIGLFSACIMLMQTRQAPLARLYALGVSRPRLMTLVSSQMLLLVLLTTLLALPAGALLGWLLIHKVTLQAFGWSLQLVWDWQVFFHAMLLALTACALAVAIPLYRQIRRPLISSLQQETL is encoded by the coding sequence ATGACAGATGCCATCCGTGCCACCCGTGCCAGCTTATGGCTATTTGCGGCCCACTATCGTCATAAGCCATTGCAGGCCGGGGCGATTTTACTGGGCATTATTCTGGCGGTAACCCTGCTTACCGGGGTCAAAGCCACCAACGAAAACGCCATTAACAGCTACAGCCAGGCCAGTGAATTGCTCAGCCGTCAGGCCAGTGGCTATATTCTGCCGCCATCGGGTTTTGCCACCATGGATGAACACCAGTATTTTCGACTGCGTCAGGCGGGTATCCCGGCACTGGCGGTACTGGAAGGGGTGGTGATGAACAGCCATAAGCAGCGTCTGGCCGTCACCGGCAGTGATCTGGTCGCCGCCAGCGCATGGGGACGCGACCATCCGGGAGGTGACAGCCCCCTGGTTGATTTGCCACTGGCGGCCCTGCTTGTCGGTGAACCCATAGTGTTAATGAGCCGTACCCAGGCTGCTCAGCTGGCACCAGATGGTCAAATGCAACTGGGGCGCTATCAGGTTCAAGTCGTGACGCTGCCGGACAGTCGCCAACTGGGCAATCAAATTCTCACCGATATCAGTTTTGCCCAACAACTGTTAAATAAACCCGGCCGCATCAGCTATGTTGCACTGATGCGGGAAAGTGATGTGGAGAATCCCCAACTTAGTCAATTGCTCCAAGACAATAACAACCTACGACGGGAAGACGGTGGCAGTAGCCTGACTAAACTGACGGCCAGTTTTCATCTGAATTTACAGGCCATGGCCATGCTGGCCTTTCTAGTGGGGTTATTTATTGCCTATAACGGCATTCGCTATAGCCTGATGAAACGCCAACGACTGATGCTCAAAGTACTGCAACTGGGAGTCAGTCGTAAGGCGCTGATGGCAGCCCTGATTATTGAACTGGTCCTTCTGGTGCATCTGGGGTCGGCTATCGGCTTTGTGCTGGGGTTACAATTAAGCCAGTGGCTGCAGCCTATGGTAGCCATGACGTTAGAGCAACTTTATGGCGCGAGGTTATTACCGGGGCAGTGGCAATTAAGTTGGCTAATGGAGGCGATTGCGCTGACACTGGCTACCGCCCTTGGCGCTTGCATTCCACTGTATCGCTCCCTCACCCGGCAAAGTCTGGCACAAAGCGGGCAATTGCTGACTCAAAATCTACTGCATTACCGCAGCCACCAGCTGCAATTTACCCTAGCGCTCATCCTATTCTTTATCAGTACTCTTGGCTTTAGTCTGTCTCAGGATTATCGCATTAGCCTTGCCCTGTTGGCCCTGCTGACACTGGCGATTCCCCTGTTGCTGCCGCAGTTAATGCGCTGGAGCCTAAACCTACTCACGAAACTTACCCCACCGGGGCTAGGCCGCTATATGGTAGCAGAAACCAAGGAGCTAACAGCGCCATTGGCACTGGCTATGATGGCAATATTACTGGCTTTAAGCGCCACTATCGCCATGAATACCTTGGTTGGCAGTTTTGAACATACCCTAAAAAACTGGCTGGATAACCGCCTGCACGGAGACCTGTATATCCGCCCTCGCCCGGTGGATGTTAGCCATGTGGCAGAGTTACTGGCTGATGACGTCGACATCACCGCCATCCATTATCAGTGGGAAGCATTCAGCGATTTTGCCCCTCCCAGCCAAATGGTAAAAACGCCCACAGCCGACAATCACAGCGGTGATGCCATCGACGAGCAAGCAATCGTTAATACCGATATAAAGCCAGAAACACAGCCCCCAATGACGCAGACCATCGCTACGCCCGCTGTGAATAGCAGCGCTATCACAGAGCAGGTCTTATTGCTGTCCAGGGACACCCAGGCCGTATATGACACGCTCGCGATAAAACAGGCCACCTCTGGCGCTATGACTGATTTTCTTGCTGGCAATAGCGCCTTTATCAGTGAACCGCTGGCAATGCGCCACCAATTGCAGCTGGGCGATCGTATTTGGGTGCGGGCACTGGCATCCGTGTTTCCCCATGGCATCCGTATCCTTGGTATTTATCATGACTATGGTAAACCTATGGGCGAAGTCCTGATTGCCCACAACCTGTGGCTGCAGGCCGGGTTATCCGATGACAGCCGTAATTTTGCGGTAAATTACCGCAAAGATATTGCAGTGCTAGAACAGCGGTTACAACAGGCAGGGCTGTCACCCGCCATCATGTACCGCCAGCAAAAAATCAAGCAGCAAGCATTTATCATGTTTAACCGCACCTTTGCGATTACCGGGGTACTCAGTAGCCTGACGTTAACCGTCGCGGCCATCGGCCTATTCTCGGCCTGCATTATGCTGATGCAAACCCGCCAGGCTCCGCTGGCTCGTCTGTACGCCTTAGGGGTATCCCGGCCACGCCTGATGACCTTGGTCAGCAGCCAAATGCTGTTATTGGTGCTGCTCACAACCTTGCTAGCACTACCCGCTGGCGCACTACTCGGGTGGCTGTTAATACATAAAGTTACCCTACAAGCCTTTGGCTGGAGTCTGCAATTAGTGTGGGACTGGCAGGTATTTTTCCATGCGATGCTGTTGGCATTGACGGCCTGCGCTTTAGCCGTTGCCATTCCACTCTACCGCCAGATCCGGCGGCCGCTGATCAGCAGTCTGCAACAGGAGACACTGTAA
- a CDS encoding lipocalin-like domain-containing protein, producing the protein MKLGYLLPLLLALLITGCDSPSTAKPRAMGDLLADKTQDDSYAKVLPDTQLSFPADHLAHPAFRQEWWYLTANLRTADDTPLGLQWTQFRVAQRAQQSAVPTTALTNNWQTQQLYLAHSAVTTEKIHYAAERWSRSHPALAGVNANPLRVFLDQWHWQSQGEDLFPATLSATTDKFSYQLTLDSQAPYQLQGQQGYSRKNAAGTVASHYYSQPFIHIHGEVTIDGNTQQVSGEGWLDREWSSKFLTGQQQGWDWFALRLDQLRTLMIFQLRGRSEQAKPFYTARLMYRDGRGEAVSSADITMTPLTISTIKHKQIPTRWQINVPSLGVDVTVTALNPQALMPLSIQYWEGPVTITGSHQGDGYMELTGY; encoded by the coding sequence ATGAAACTCGGTTATCTACTGCCATTGCTCTTAGCTCTGCTAATCACAGGTTGTGACAGTCCATCTACAGCAAAACCCAGAGCCATGGGCGACCTGCTCGCTGATAAAACGCAAGATGACAGTTATGCCAAAGTATTACCCGACACTCAACTGAGCTTCCCGGCTGATCACCTTGCTCATCCAGCTTTTCGTCAGGAGTGGTGGTATCTCACTGCTAATCTGCGCACTGCTGACGACACCCCGCTGGGGCTGCAGTGGACGCAATTTCGTGTCGCCCAGCGAGCACAACAAAGCGCAGTGCCAACAACCGCATTGACCAACAATTGGCAGACCCAGCAGTTGTATCTGGCACACAGTGCGGTGACGACAGAAAAAATTCATTATGCCGCTGAACGTTGGTCTCGTAGCCATCCGGCATTAGCTGGCGTAAATGCCAATCCACTCCGGGTCTTTCTCGATCAGTGGCATTGGCAATCACAGGGGGAGGATCTATTTCCTGCCACACTCAGCGCCACAACAGACAAATTCAGTTATCAGCTCACCTTGGATAGCCAAGCGCCTTATCAATTACAGGGACAACAAGGTTATAGCCGTAAAAATGCCGCTGGCACAGTGGCATCCCATTACTACAGTCAGCCTTTTATCCATATTCATGGTGAGGTCACCATTGATGGCAATACACAACAGGTCAGTGGCGAAGGATGGCTGGATCGGGAGTGGAGCTCAAAATTTCTTACCGGTCAGCAGCAGGGATGGGATTGGTTTGCCTTACGACTTGACCAACTACGAACATTGATGATTTTTCAGCTCCGTGGTCGCAGTGAGCAAGCTAAACCTTTTTATACTGCCAGACTGATGTACAGAGATGGCCGGGGTGAGGCCGTCAGTAGCGCAGATATCACTATGACGCCCCTTACCATTAGCACCATCAAGCACAAACAGATCCCCACCCGCTGGCAGATTAATGTCCCTTCGCTAGGGGTAGATGTCACTGTGACTGCATTAAACCCCCAAGCACTGATGCCTCTGTCTATCCAATATTGGGAGGGTCCGGTCACAATTACAGGCTCCCACCAAGGGGATGGCTATATGGAGCTGACGGGGTATTAG
- a CDS encoding prepilin-type N-terminal cleavage/methylation domain-containing protein produces MKDLGFTLIELVITLIILAIIAVIAAPHFINLRHDAIKADIESVAGQLKSANEIIYAKAALNGIEQLEFNNSNNDNNASLIIDGKRIDLHYGRIRPTKHNATGIMNINEADWKIFGTSNMFGQLLITVKDAPGFNATTPDELISSECYMSYYFSPQHYQMPAYDLHTNGC; encoded by the coding sequence ATGAAAGATTTAGGATTTACACTGATAGAATTGGTTATCACGCTGATCATCTTAGCCATTATTGCAGTAATCGCTGCGCCACATTTTATCAATCTCAGACACGATGCCATTAAAGCTGATATTGAAAGTGTTGCCGGGCAACTGAAATCTGCAAATGAGATTATCTATGCCAAAGCCGCACTGAACGGCATAGAGCAGCTAGAGTTCAACAATTCCAATAATGACAACAATGCTAGCCTGATTATCGACGGTAAACGAATCGATCTGCATTATGGTCGTATTCGCCCGACCAAGCACAATGCAACCGGCATTATGAACATCAATGAGGCAGACTGGAAAATTTTCGGTACTTCAAACATGTTCGGGCAATTATTAATCACAGTGAAAGATGCACCAGGCTTTAACGCAACCACGCCTGATGAACTGATTAGTTCAGAGTGTTATATGAGCTATTACTTTAGCCCCCAACACTATCAAATGCCGGCTTATGACCTCCATACCAATGGCTGTTAA
- a CDS encoding prepilin-type N-terminal cleavage/methylation domain-containing protein, translating into MKQRGFTLLELVVVIVVLGILAAVAIPHFINIKQDALKADLYALQGELKSANKLVYSKAALKGIESLEYNNYNTPSETNIMMEGKRVDLHYGQIQASKWNAETILHLNKDDWHMISTPGVFGQIYFTPKGAPAFNNNNIIDIEKSLCYLQYGFDKQHYRQPVYTLKTAGC; encoded by the coding sequence ATGAAGCAACGGGGATTCACCTTATTAGAATTGGTTGTCGTGATTGTTGTGCTTGGTATTTTAGCTGCGGTAGCTATTCCACACTTTATCAATATTAAGCAAGACGCACTGAAAGCCGATCTGTATGCCCTGCAAGGGGAATTAAAATCAGCCAATAAGCTGGTGTATTCAAAGGCAGCCCTAAAGGGAATAGAGTCATTAGAGTACAACAACTACAACACCCCATCAGAGACTAACATCATGATGGAGGGGAAAAGAGTCGATTTACATTATGGTCAAATTCAAGCCAGCAAATGGAATGCAGAAACTATTTTACATCTCAACAAAGATGATTGGCATATGATTAGCACTCCCGGTGTATTCGGGCAAATTTACTTCACGCCGAAAGGAGCCCCCGCTTTTAACAATAACAATATTATTGATATTGAAAAATCCCTATGTTACCTCCAATACGGATTTGACAAGCAACACTATCGACAACCAGTCTATACACTAAAGACGGCCGGATGCTAA